One window of the Lactococcus lactis genome contains the following:
- a CDS encoding sugar ABC transporter permease: protein MKSYKTQRRISLSLRYILLALLAIVWIFPIIWIVLASLTQNNTGFVSTIIPKTFTFENYIQLFQNKSGSFPFVSWIINTFIVAVISATLSTFITIIMSYTLSRLRFAFRKPFLQIALVLGMFPGFMSMIALYYILKAMNMLNLGGLILVYVGGAGLGFYIAKGFFDTIPRSIDEAATIDGANKWQVFTHITLPLSRPIIVYTALMAFIAPWTDFIFSGIILGNNQAHPETFTIAYGLYSMVHSQKGAATAFFTQFIAGCVIIAIPITILFVIMQKFYVNGITAGADKG from the coding sequence ATGAAATCTTATAAAACGCAACGCCGTATCTCATTAAGTTTGAGATATATTCTACTCGCTCTCTTAGCAATTGTTTGGATTTTCCCTATTATTTGGATTGTCTTAGCCAGTCTGACTCAAAACAATACAGGGTTTGTCTCAACAATCATCCCAAAAACATTTACCTTTGAGAATTATATCCAACTTTTCCAAAATAAAAGTGGTAGTTTCCCCTTCGTTTCATGGATTATTAACACTTTTATCGTAGCCGTTATCTCTGCTACACTTTCTACATTTATTACGATTATCATGTCGTATACACTTTCCCGTTTACGTTTTGCTTTCCGTAAACCATTCTTGCAAATCGCCCTCGTTCTCGGAATGTTCCCTGGATTCATGTCAATGATTGCTCTTTATTATATTTTAAAAGCAATGAACATGTTAAACCTCGGTGGTTTGATATTGGTATATGTTGGTGGAGCTGGATTAGGTTTCTACATCGCTAAAGGCTTCTTTGACACCATCCCACGTTCAATTGATGAAGCTGCAACAATTGATGGAGCAAACAAATGGCAAGTTTTCACGCATATCACCTTGCCTCTCTCTCGCCCAATCATTGTTTATACTGCTTTAATGGCATTCATCGCCCCATGGACAGACTTCATCTTTTCTGGAATCATTTTAGGAAATAATCAAGCCCATCCAGAAACCTTTACAATTGCCTATGGTTTATATAGCATGGTTCACTCGCAAAAAGGAGCTGCCACAGCCTTCTTCACACAATTTATCGCAGGCTGTGTTATCATCGCCATCCCAATCACAATCCTATTTGTCATCATGCAAAAATTCTATGTCAATGGAATCACAGCTGGTGCGGATAAAGGATAA
- a CDS encoding carbohydrate ABC transporter permease, giving the protein MTKKKKRKLTESTISPEEKSIKLGEVFSKGDTVTKLTFFVMGLNQIKNKQWVKGFTLLILEIAFIGWLLFSGISAFSLLSSLGPNKIKRTITDASGFPQTLQPDNSVLILLWGLIACLVVILFILLYWFNYRSNKHLYYLKREGKHIPTNKEELASLLDEKLYATLMAVPLIGVLAFTVLPTVYMISMAFTNYDRLHATAFSWTGFQAFANVLTGDLAGTFFPVLGWTLVWAIVATATTFLGGVLLALLIESTGIKFKGFWRTVFVIVFAVPQFVTLLMMAQFLDQQGALNGILMNLHLISNPINFIGAASDPMVARITVIFVNMWIGIPVSMLVSTAIIQNLPQDQIEAARIDGANSLNIFRSITFPQILFVMTPALIQQFIGNINNFNVIYLLTSGWPMNPNYQGAGSTDLLVTWLYNLVFGQTQRYNAAAVLGILIFIVNASISLVAYRRTNAFKEG; this is encoded by the coding sequence ATGACTAAAAAGAAAAAAAGAAAACTCACTGAAAGCACGATTTCTCCTGAAGAAAAATCAATTAAATTAGGCGAAGTTTTCTCAAAAGGGGACACAGTAACAAAATTAACCTTCTTTGTTATGGGTTTGAACCAAATTAAAAATAAACAATGGGTAAAAGGCTTCACACTTTTAATTCTTGAAATTGCATTTATTGGCTGGCTTCTTTTCTCTGGAATCAGTGCCTTCTCTCTTCTTAGTAGCTTAGGCCCAAATAAAATAAAAAGAACAATTACCGATGCCTCTGGTTTTCCACAAACTTTGCAACCAGATAACTCTGTTTTAATTCTACTTTGGGGACTTATTGCCTGTCTTGTTGTGATTTTATTTATACTGCTTTATTGGTTCAACTACCGCTCAAATAAGCATCTTTATTATTTAAAACGAGAAGGTAAACATATCCCAACAAATAAAGAAGAACTCGCTTCTTTACTTGACGAAAAACTTTATGCAACTTTGATGGCTGTTCCATTGATTGGTGTTCTAGCATTTACCGTTTTACCTACTGTATATATGATTTCAATGGCGTTCACAAACTATGATCGCCTTCATGCTACTGCTTTCTCATGGACTGGATTCCAAGCTTTTGCTAATGTTTTAACCGGTGATTTAGCTGGCACATTCTTCCCAGTTTTGGGATGGACCTTAGTATGGGCAATTGTTGCAACAGCTACAACATTCCTTGGAGGTGTATTACTAGCTCTTCTCATTGAATCTACTGGAATTAAATTTAAAGGATTCTGGAGAACCGTTTTTGTTATCGTATTTGCCGTTCCACAATTTGTAACCTTATTGATGATGGCACAATTTTTGGACCAACAAGGAGCTTTAAATGGAATCTTGATGAATCTTCATCTTATTTCTAATCCAATAAACTTTATTGGTGCAGCTTCTGACCCAATGGTCGCACGTATTACGGTAATTTTTGTTAATATGTGGATTGGTATCCCTGTCTCAATGCTTGTGTCTACTGCAATTATCCAAAATCTCCCCCAAGATCAAATCGAAGCTGCTCGTATTGACGGAGCAAATAGTTTGAACATCTTCCGCTCTATCACTTTCCCTCAGATTCTCTTTGTTATGACTCCTGCATTGATTCAACAGTTTATTGGTAATATCAATAACTTCAACGTTATTTACCTCTTGACTAGTGGTTGGCCAATGAATCCAAATTACCAAGGTGCAGGTTCAACCGACCTTCTTGTTACTTGGCTCTACAACCTCGTATTCGGTCAAACACAACGCTACAACGCAGCCGCAGTTCTTGGTATCTTGATTTTCATTGTTAATGCATCTATTTCATTAGTAGCATACCGTCGTACAAATGCATTTAAGGAGGGCTAA
- a CDS encoding extracellular solute-binding protein: MNSWKKVALGGASVLALATLAACGSSASSNKSSSSSSDSIKGTVRVYVDTQQKATYTDVAKGLASKYPDLKVQIIANASGSANAKVDIAKDPSKYADVFAVPNDQLGDMADKGYINPVATKFANEIKKDNSDVTVNGVTYKDKIYAFPKSTESLVLFYNKSKLSADDVKTWEGMTAKAGFAANYTDPYYSYPVFFTAGTTLFGKSGEDVKSTDVASANGVKALEWIAAQKSNKNVIQTTNALNQLQAGKVAAMFDGPWDTANIKKILGDNFAVAPYPTINIDGQAKQLQSFQGIKGFAVNSASKSQAAAQTVAQYLSSESAQLKLFNSQGDVPTNNDAQMNDAVKNSDVTKAVITMSKEGNSVVMPKLPQMATFWNNAGPLMNGAYTGSIKPADYQAQLQKFQDSISK, translated from the coding sequence ATGAATTCATGGAAAAAAGTTGCTCTTGGTGGAGCATCTGTACTCGCCCTCGCAACCCTCGCAGCTTGCGGTTCATCAGCAAGTTCTAACAAATCATCATCTTCTAGCTCAGACAGCATTAAAGGAACAGTTCGTGTTTATGTAGACACACAACAAAAAGCAACATATACAGACGTTGCTAAAGGATTGGCTTCAAAATACCCAGACCTTAAAGTTCAAATTATTGCCAATGCGTCTGGTTCAGCAAATGCTAAAGTAGATATCGCAAAAGACCCTTCTAAATATGCTGACGTCTTCGCTGTACCAAATGACCAACTTGGTGATATGGCTGATAAAGGTTATATCAATCCAGTTGCTACAAAATTCGCTAACGAAATCAAAAAAGACAACTCTGATGTCACTGTTAATGGTGTAACTTACAAAGACAAGATTTATGCATTCCCTAAATCAACAGAATCTCTTGTCCTCTTCTATAACAAGTCTAAATTGTCAGCTGACGATGTCAAAACTTGGGAAGGAATGACTGCTAAAGCTGGATTTGCTGCTAACTACACCGACCCTTACTACTCTTATCCAGTATTCTTTACAGCTGGCACAACCCTTTTCGGTAAATCAGGCGAAGATGTGAAATCTACTGACGTTGCATCGGCAAATGGTGTTAAAGCACTTGAATGGATTGCTGCACAAAAATCAAATAAAAATGTAATTCAAACAACTAACGCCTTAAATCAACTCCAAGCCGGTAAAGTTGCTGCCATGTTTGACGGTCCTTGGGATACTGCTAACATTAAAAAGATTTTAGGTGATAACTTCGCAGTTGCTCCTTACCCAACAATCAACATTGATGGACAAGCTAAACAACTCCAATCATTCCAAGGTATTAAAGGATTTGCAGTCAATTCAGCTTCTAAGAGTCAAGCTGCTGCTCAAACAGTTGCTCAATATCTCTCAAGTGAATCTGCTCAGTTGAAACTCTTTAATTCTCAAGGAGATGTTCCTACAAATAACGACGCTCAAATGAATGACGCTGTGAAGAATTCAGACGTTACCAAAGCAGTTATTACAATGTCTAAAGAAGGAAATTCTGTAGTAATGCCTAAACTTCCACAAATGGCAACTTTCTGGAATAATGCTGGTCCTTTGATGAACGGTGCTTACACTGGCTCTATCAAACCAGCTGACTATCAAGCTCAATTACAAAAATTCCAAGACAGCATCTCTAAATAA
- a CDS encoding glycoside hydrolase family 13 protein, producing MNKAAIYHRPESEFAYLYAKNLMHVRLQTQKCDVEKVELFYGDPYSWEGLDNPETQYWASQKVEMKKYLSTNISDYFEAEITVATKRVDYLFVITGLDGEKVVYTDQGMFDYDESLVTKKYGAFRLPYFHESDRFKAPEWVKETVWYQIFPERFANGDTSNDPEGTKAWNPQDVPDRQDFYGGDLQGVIDHLEHLTELGVNGIYFTPIFQAFSNHKYDTEDYTEIDKQFGDKELFKTLVKEAHARGIKVMLDAVFNHIGDTSAQWQDVLKNQEKSKFADWFHVNSWPATYTPTDDFENAENATYDTFAFTPHMPKLNTANPEVEAYLLKVADYWISEFDIDAWRLDVADEVDHTFWKKFRTTCDAAKDDFYILGEVWHSAQPWLVGDEFSAVMNYAYTDAIKDGLITKKISLEQMVSNINTQLTLYRKQVNQMMFNVLDSHDTPRILTVAKNNKNLMKLVETFTFMQPGVPCIYYGDEYAVTGGMDPECRKVMPWEEKDQDLEMFDFFKNLIALRKQYQGILSDSEVEWKIVDSENGIVKFERGSLKAIFNIGEKPAYFSADEVVFSNLVDQNNILQYGFVIYK from the coding sequence ATGAACAAAGCTGCAATTTATCATCGTCCTGAGTCGGAATTTGCTTATCTTTATGCAAAAAATCTGATGCATGTTCGTCTGCAAACACAAAAATGTGATGTGGAAAAAGTCGAATTATTTTATGGCGATCCTTATTCGTGGGAAGGGCTTGACAACCCTGAAACACAGTATTGGGCTAGTCAAAAAGTAGAGATGAAAAAGTATCTCTCTACTAATATTAGCGATTATTTTGAGGCCGAAATTACTGTTGCAACGAAACGAGTAGATTACTTATTTGTCATTACAGGTTTGGATGGAGAAAAAGTAGTTTACACAGACCAAGGAATGTTTGATTATGATGAGAGCTTGGTGACTAAAAAATATGGGGCTTTCCGTTTGCCTTATTTCCATGAAAGTGATCGTTTTAAAGCACCTGAATGGGTCAAAGAAACGGTTTGGTATCAAATTTTCCCTGAACGTTTTGCCAATGGGGATACGAGCAATGATCCTGAGGGAACAAAAGCTTGGAATCCACAAGATGTTCCTGACCGTCAAGATTTTTATGGGGGAGATTTGCAAGGGGTGATTGATCATTTGGAACATTTGACTGAACTCGGTGTGAATGGTATTTACTTTACCCCTATTTTTCAAGCTTTTTCTAATCATAAATATGATACAGAAGATTATACGGAAATTGATAAGCAGTTTGGGGATAAGGAATTGTTTAAAACTTTGGTGAAAGAAGCACATGCGCGTGGTATTAAAGTCATGTTAGATGCGGTCTTTAATCACATCGGAGATACGTCTGCTCAATGGCAAGATGTATTGAAAAATCAGGAAAAATCAAAATTTGCGGATTGGTTCCATGTTAATAGTTGGCCAGCAACTTATACTCCGACTGATGATTTTGAAAATGCTGAAAATGCAACTTATGATACTTTTGCCTTCACCCCACATATGCCAAAACTGAATACGGCTAACCCAGAGGTTGAAGCTTATCTTTTGAAAGTAGCTGATTATTGGATTTCTGAGTTTGATATTGATGCTTGGCGTTTGGATGTGGCGGATGAAGTGGATCATACTTTCTGGAAAAAATTCCGCACAACTTGTGATGCGGCAAAAGATGATTTTTATATTTTAGGTGAGGTTTGGCATTCTGCACAACCTTGGTTAGTTGGTGACGAATTCTCTGCCGTTATGAACTATGCTTATACTGATGCGATTAAAGATGGTTTGATTACGAAGAAGATTTCTTTGGAACAAATGGTTTCTAATATTAATACGCAACTGACATTATACCGTAAGCAAGTGAATCAAATGATGTTTAATGTTTTAGATTCTCATGATACACCCAGAATTTTGACTGTTGCAAAAAATAATAAAAATTTGATGAAATTGGTTGAAACGTTCACCTTCATGCAACCAGGTGTGCCTTGTATTTATTATGGGGATGAGTATGCGGTGACAGGTGGAATGGACCCTGAGTGTCGTAAGGTGATGCCTTGGGAAGAAAAAGATCAAGATTTAGAGATGTTTGACTTCTTTAAAAATTTGATTGCTCTACGCAAACAATATCAAGGAATTTTAAGTGATTCAGAAGTAGAATGGAAAATCGTAGATTCAGAAAATGGCATTGTGAAATTTGAACGTGGATCTCTGAAAGCTATTTTCAATATTGGCGAAAAACCGGCTTATTTTTCAGCTGATGAAGTGGTTTTCTCTAATTTGGTTGACCAAAATAATATTTTACAATATGGTTTTGTAATCTATAAATAG
- a CDS encoding glycoside hydrolase family 13 protein, with translation MKENWWQKTVVYQIYPRSFMDANGDGVGDLQGIISKLDYLEKLGIGAIWLSPVYQSPMDDNGYDISDYQAIADVFGTMSDMDELLLEAKKRNIQIVMDLVVNHTSDEHKWFVEARKSKDNGYRDYYIWADEPNGLQSTFSGSAWEFDEESGQYFLHLFSKRQPDLNWENPQVHQEVYDMMNFWIDKGIGGFRMDVIDLIGKEIDQEITGNGPKLHEYLHEMNQATFGQKNLLTVGETWGATPEIAELYSDPKRQELSMVFQFEHITNAYLDEGEKWDKKEFSVSKLKEILAKWQALEKGWNSLFWNNHDLPRIVSNWGNDGKYRLKSAKAFAILLHLMKGTPYIYQGEELGMTNYPFESIEEVNDIESRNMFAERLAAGHSENEIMDSIRRVGRDNARTPMQWTAGENAGFTDGKPWLAVNPNHEEINADQAMSDPDSVFYTYQKLIELRKQHDWVIYGDFKLIDSEADVFAYLRTYKGKKYLVVANLSDEENQFKTGFVCRDLLIHNENFLPELSQIKLKAWEAFACEVE, from the coding sequence ATGAAAGAAAATTGGTGGCAAAAAACAGTCGTTTATCAGATTTATCCGCGTTCTTTTATGGATGCTAATGGTGATGGTGTTGGTGATTTGCAGGGAATTATCTCTAAATTAGATTATCTTGAAAAACTTGGGATTGGTGCAATTTGGTTGAGTCCAGTTTATCAATCGCCAATGGATGATAATGGTTATGATATTTCTGATTATCAAGCAATTGCTGATGTTTTTGGAACGATGTCGGATATGGATGAATTGCTCTTGGAAGCTAAAAAGCGAAATATTCAAATTGTTATGGATTTGGTAGTTAATCATACTTCTGATGAACATAAATGGTTTGTGGAAGCTAGAAAATCAAAAGATAACGGTTATCGTGATTATTATATTTGGGCTGATGAACCCAATGGTTTGCAATCTACCTTTTCTGGTTCTGCTTGGGAATTTGATGAGGAATCGGGCCAATATTTCCTTCATCTTTTTAGCAAGCGTCAGCCAGATTTAAACTGGGAAAATCCTCAGGTTCATCAAGAAGTTTATGACATGATGAATTTCTGGATTGATAAGGGAATCGGCGGTTTTCGTATGGATGTGATTGACTTGATTGGGAAAGAAATTGACCAAGAAATCACAGGAAATGGGCCTAAATTACATGAGTATTTGCATGAAATGAATCAGGCAACTTTTGGTCAGAAAAATTTGTTGACTGTGGGTGAAACTTGGGGAGCAACACCAGAGATTGCGGAACTTTATTCTGACCCTAAACGTCAAGAATTATCAATGGTTTTCCAATTTGAACACATCACAAATGCTTATCTTGATGAGGGCGAAAAATGGGATAAAAAGGAATTTTCAGTTTCAAAACTTAAAGAAATTTTAGCCAAATGGCAAGCTTTAGAAAAAGGTTGGAATTCACTTTTTTGGAATAATCATGATTTACCACGGATTGTCTCAAATTGGGGAAATGACGGGAAATATCGTTTGAAATCAGCTAAAGCTTTTGCGATTTTATTGCATTTGATGAAAGGAACGCCTTATATTTATCAAGGTGAAGAGCTTGGAATGACGAATTATCCTTTTGAATCAATTGAAGAAGTCAATGATATCGAGTCACGGAATATGTTTGCTGAACGCTTAGCTGCTGGTCATTCTGAAAATGAAATCATGGATTCAATTCGTCGTGTTGGTCGTGATAATGCAAGAACACCAATGCAATGGACTGCTGGAGAAAATGCAGGTTTTACTGATGGAAAACCTTGGCTCGCTGTCAATCCTAATCATGAAGAAATTAATGCTGATCAAGCCATGAGTGATCCTGATTCTGTTTTTTATACTTATCAAAAGTTGATTGAACTTCGTAAACAACATGATTGGGTCATTTATGGGGACTTCAAGTTGATTGATTCTGAGGCTGATGTTTTTGCATATTTGCGGACTTATAAGGGCAAGAAATATTTGGTCGTTGCCAATTTATCTGATGAAGAAAATCAATTTAAAACAGGATTTGTCTGTCGTGACTTATTGATCCACAATGAAAATTTCCTGCCTGAACTTTCTCAGATTAAATTAAAAGCTTGGGAAGCCTTTGCTTGCGAAGTGGAATAG
- a CDS encoding sugar O-acetyltransferase: protein MSEFKRMVAGELYKASKVEPEYKPDNNRALNQEINQLNLLDTEKIVALEKELFGQTGDELFVNPPLYIDYGKNTRIGQRFYANMDCIFLDVAPITIGDDVMFGLRVSLITASHPIDAGVRQRGLEYGKAITIGNRVWLGAGVIVNPGVTIGENTIVGSGTVVTKNLPANVIAVGNPARILREITDSDRLYWEEKENEYYEK, encoded by the coding sequence ATGAGCGAATTTAAAAGAATGGTTGCTGGCGAACTCTATAAAGCAAGTAAAGTTGAACCAGAATACAAACCTGATAATAATCGAGCATTAAATCAAGAAATTAACCAACTCAATCTACTTGATACAGAAAAAATTGTGGCACTTGAAAAAGAACTTTTTGGTCAAACTGGCGATGAGTTATTTGTAAATCCACCGCTTTACATCGACTATGGTAAAAATACAAGAATTGGTCAGCGCTTTTATGCCAATATGGACTGTATTTTTCTGGATGTTGCACCGATTACGATTGGCGATGATGTGATGTTTGGACTTCGCGTCAGTCTGATTACGGCTTCTCATCCAATTGATGCCGGAGTTCGACAGCGTGGACTAGAATATGGAAAAGCGATTACGATTGGTAACCGAGTTTGGCTTGGTGCAGGAGTAATTGTTAATCCGGGGGTTACGATTGGCGAAAATACAATTGTGGGTTCAGGAACGGTAGTGACAAAAAATTTGCCAGCAAATGTGATTGCAGTAGGTAATCCAGCAAGAATTCTCCGCGAAATTACTGATTCTGACCGACTTTACTGGGAAGAAAAAGAGAACGAATATTATGAAAAATAG
- a CDS encoding alpha-amylase family glycosyl hydrolase: MKNRLLLLSVTLLATCALSACQKANSKDSSVKKVAVSQKVDRSLYRNFYEIFTSSFADSNHDGEGDLNGVTQHLDYLNTGKSNSTTDLKVQGLWMTPIFASPSYHGYDVTNYEEINPKFGTMADFENLIAQAKKRGIAVILDMPFNHTATDNVWFQKALAGDKKYVAYYNRSDTAKEGYSLASNGKYYESEFDKFMPDLNLANPEVKKEIAKITKFWLDKGVSGFRLDAVGFYFSNDDKKTTAFTKWLTDTVKKQNPKAYLVGEVFSTASAIDDIYPSGIDSLFDFPNALQSSSSPINSALVLGEGSLFGQQIEAWDQEIHADNPKAIDAPFLSNHDTDRSATLLSSLSMQKMAAQTYLLMPGNPFIYYGEELGLTGSGIDQNKRLPMPWNAAGTDSPKADISVPGATEIATTDGGSVAQQEANPNSLLNWYKKILRVKAKYPEIATDRLKNISVSEESLSVINYGKDLTIINNFSDTENVTMKLPKSVVGTKITDQLSVSSSQAKLTDGKLTIPAYSTVILKK; the protein is encoded by the coding sequence ATGAAAAATAGGCTTTTACTTCTGTCAGTAACTTTACTTGCGACGTGTGCTTTAAGTGCTTGTCAAAAAGCAAATTCAAAAGATTCATCAGTAAAAAAAGTGGCTGTCAGCCAAAAGGTTGATAGGAGTTTGTATCGTAATTTTTATGAAATATTTACGAGTTCATTTGCCGATTCAAATCATGATGGCGAAGGTGATTTAAATGGGGTCACGCAACATTTAGACTACTTGAATACTGGAAAATCCAATTCTACAACGGATTTAAAAGTGCAAGGACTTTGGATGACACCGATTTTTGCTAGTCCTAGTTATCATGGCTATGATGTCACTAATTACGAAGAAATTAATCCTAAATTTGGAACAATGGCTGATTTTGAAAATCTGATTGCTCAAGCTAAAAAACGAGGAATTGCTGTGATTTTAGATATGCCATTTAACCACACGGCGACTGATAATGTTTGGTTTCAAAAAGCACTAGCTGGCGACAAAAAATATGTGGCTTATTATAATCGGTCAGATACAGCTAAAGAGGGTTATAGTTTAGCCAGCAACGGCAAATACTATGAGTCAGAGTTTGATAAATTCATGCCAGACCTCAATCTTGCCAATCCTGAGGTCAAAAAAGAAATTGCAAAAATTACGAAATTTTGGTTAGACAAAGGTGTTTCTGGTTTTCGTTTGGACGCTGTCGGTTTTTATTTCTCAAATGATGACAAAAAAACGACGGCCTTTACCAAATGGCTGACAGACACGGTCAAAAAGCAAAATCCAAAAGCCTATTTAGTGGGTGAAGTTTTTTCAACGGCTTCGGCAATTGATGATATTTATCCATCAGGTATTGATTCATTATTTGACTTTCCGAATGCTTTGCAATCGAGTTCAAGTCCAATTAATTCAGCTTTAGTCTTAGGTGAAGGCTCTTTATTTGGTCAACAAATTGAAGCATGGGACCAAGAAATTCATGCGGATAACCCGAAAGCCATTGACGCTCCTTTCTTGAGTAATCATGACACAGACCGATCTGCAACACTTTTAAGTTCTTTATCCATGCAGAAAATGGCTGCTCAAACTTATCTTTTGATGCCGGGAAATCCATTTATTTACTACGGTGAGGAATTGGGGCTGACCGGTTCTGGCATTGACCAAAATAAACGTTTGCCAATGCCGTGGAATGCTGCCGGGACAGATTCTCCCAAAGCAGACATTTCTGTGCCAGGTGCGACAGAAATTGCCACAACTGACGGAGGCTCAGTAGCTCAACAAGAAGCCAATCCGAACTCACTGCTCAATTGGTACAAAAAAATTTTACGGGTCAAAGCAAAATATCCTGAAATTGCGACGGATAGATTGAAAAATATTTCTGTCAGTGAAGAGAGCTTGTCTGTCATTAATTATGGAAAGGATTTGACTATTATCAATAATTTTTCCGATACAGAAAATGTGACAATGAAACTCCCAAAAAGCGTTGTTGGGACAAAAATCACTGACCAACTTTCTGTCAGTAGTTCTCAAGCAAAATTAACTGATGGAAAATTGACAATTCCAGCTTACAGCACCGTTATTTTGAAAAAATAA
- a CDS encoding alpha-glucosidase yields MKKIKTNDFHKMVGYQIYPKSFKDTNGDGIGDINGIIEKIPYLRELGIDFIWINPIYKSPQVDGGYDISDYQVIDEMFGSLEDFKKLLDKAHENGLKVIMDLVVNHTSDQHPWFLESQKSKDNPYRDYYLWEDASPNQMPNDWISFFGGSTWAYDEKTKQAYFHVFAKEQPDLNWKNPKVRQEIYDMIRWWLDLGIDGFRLDAISHIQKMPWNYKIKSWKGDGPWVPFMNVAGIETYMSDLKAIFDEYGALTVGEASGVRSKQAPDWTDEAGYINMIFELEHNVRKSNGNGQGSIYGYKKVIMRWQEDLLERGWNALYIENHDQPRSIDTFGDGSIESAKALAVSYMLLRGTPFIYQGQEFGMTNFPFTDAKQLRADEIKKKYEMLLTELSANQALAEVTQNSREHSRTPMQWDNSKNAGFTSGQAWMEINPNFSVINSQTNQELIELYKKLIELRHQEPAISEGSIKFHFKRHPQVLVYERAEFLIIVNLADKKAHLDFTKIDSFTDSSAESSVINYQQVLGSSNQKFQEKMVLSAWEYRVYKK; encoded by the coding sequence ATGAAAAAAATAAAAACAAATGATTTTCACAAGATGGTAGGTTATCAGATTTATCCAAAATCTTTCAAAGATACCAATGGAGATGGCATTGGCGACATCAATGGCATCATTGAAAAAATTCCTTATCTACGTGAATTGGGGATTGATTTTATCTGGATAAATCCAATTTACAAGAGTCCACAAGTTGACGGGGGCTATGATATTTCTGATTATCAAGTCATTGATGAAATGTTTGGCTCACTTGAAGATTTTAAAAAATTACTAGATAAAGCGCATGAAAATGGCTTGAAAGTCATCATGGATTTGGTAGTCAATCATACATCAGACCAACATCCTTGGTTTTTAGAAAGTCAAAAATCAAAAGATAATCCTTACCGTGATTATTATTTGTGGGAAGACGCTAGCCCTAACCAAATGCCAAATGATTGGATTTCCTTTTTTGGTGGTTCAACTTGGGCTTATGATGAAAAAACAAAACAAGCTTATTTTCACGTTTTTGCCAAAGAGCAGCCTGATTTAAATTGGAAAAATCCCAAAGTTCGGCAAGAAATTTATGACATGATTCGCTGGTGGTTAGATTTGGGAATAGATGGCTTCAGATTAGATGCGATTTCACACATTCAAAAAATGCCATGGAACTATAAAATTAAATCTTGGAAAGGCGACGGCCCGTGGGTGCCTTTCATGAATGTTGCTGGGATTGAAACATATATGTCAGATTTGAAAGCTATTTTTGATGAATATGGTGCTTTGACTGTTGGGGAAGCTTCAGGGGTTCGCTCCAAGCAAGCGCCCGATTGGACCGATGAAGCTGGCTATATCAATATGATTTTTGAATTAGAACATAATGTCAGAAAATCAAATGGCAATGGTCAGGGCAGTATTTATGGCTACAAAAAAGTCATTATGCGTTGGCAAGAAGATTTGCTTGAACGGGGTTGGAATGCTTTGTATATTGAAAATCATGACCAACCAAGAAGTATTGATACTTTTGGCGATGGTTCAATAGAATCAGCAAAAGCGTTAGCTGTCAGTTATATGCTCTTAAGAGGAACGCCTTTCATATATCAAGGGCAGGAATTTGGGATGACTAATTTTCCATTTACTGACGCAAAGCAATTACGAGCTGACGAGATTAAAAAGAAATATGAAATGTTACTGACAGAACTGTCAGCAAATCAAGCACTAGCAGAAGTCACTCAAAATAGTCGTGAACACTCAAGAACACCAATGCAGTGGGACAATTCTAAAAATGCAGGATTTACAAGTGGACAAGCTTGGATGGAAATTAATCCAAATTTTTCTGTTATTAATAGTCAAACTAATCAAGAACTCATTGAACTTTATAAAAAATTGATTGAATTACGGCATCAAGAACCAGCGATTTCAGAGGGTTCAATTAAATTTCATTTTAAAAGACATCCTCAAGTTTTAGTTTATGAACGAGCTGAATTTTTAATTATTGTCAATTTGGCTGACAAAAAAGCTCATTTAGATTTTACAAAAATTGACAGTTTTACTGACAGCTCTGCTGAAAGTTCTGTCATTAATTATCAACAAGTCTTGGGTAGTTCAAATCAAAAATTTCAAGAAAAAATGGTTCTGTCAGCCTGGGAATATCGGGTTTATAAAAAATAG